The window GGCTACCGCGTCAGGGCGGTCGACTCGCTGCTCTTCGGCGGGGAGGCCCTGCTGGGCGTCCTCGACGACGAGCGCTTCGAGTTCCGCAAGGCCGACGTCCGCGACGCGGCCGCCATGACCGACGCCCTGCGCGGCGTCTGGGCGGTGGCCCACCTGGCCGCGATCGTGGGCGACCCCGCCTGCCGTCGCGAGCCGGAGCTCGCGAGGAGCGTGAACCTCGGAGCCTCGCTGGCGCTCTACGAGGCGGCCGACAAGGCCGGCGTCGAGCGCTTCGTGTTCGCGTCCACGTGCTCGAACTACGGCAAGATGCCCGACCCGAGCGCCTACGTCGACGAGTCGTCGGAGCTGCGGCCGGTCTCGCTCTACGCCGAGACGAAGGTCGCCGTCGAGCGCTACCTCCTCGGCCTCGAGGGCGAGCGACGCGCCAAGCCCACGTGCCTGCGGTTCGCCACCGTCTACGGCCTCTCGCCGCGCATGCGCTTCGACCTCACCGTCAACGAGTTCACGCGCCAGGTCGTGACGGGCCGCGAGCTCGTCGTGTTCGGCGAGCAGTTCTGGCGCCCCTACTGCCACGTCCGCGACCTCGCCAGGAGCGTCGTGCACGTGCTGGAGGCGCCCGCCGAGAAGGTGGCGTTCGAGGTCTTCAACGTCGGCGACACGGACGAGAACTACCGCAAGGCCGACGTCGTCGACGCGATCGTGGCCCAGGTGCCGGAGGCGCGCGTCAGCTACGTGCACAAGGACGAGGACCCGCGCGACTACCGCGTCAGCTTCGCGAAGATCAAGAGCGTCCTCGGCTTCGAGGTGACGCGTCGGGTGGCGGACGGCATCCGCGAGATCAGGTCGGCGATCGAGGAGGGCCTGCTGACGCAGCCGTACTCGCCCGCGTACGCGAACGTGCCGGCGGCGGGCGAGGCTACGCCGTTCGCCTGAGGAGAGGCGTCATCGCGGCATGAGCGGCCTCGCCGTCTACTCCGTCGTCTACCCGGCCGCGCTCGGGTTCTTCGCCGACTTCTGGCGCGGCCTGGCGGCGCAGCTGGACGGCGCGAGCGCCGTCTACCTGAGCCTCCACGGGGTGACCCCAGACGACCTGGAGCGGTCCGCGGGAGGACGCGTGGAGGCCACCTTCATCCCGGCCGCCGAGAGCGCCACGCCCGCCGAGGTGCGGTCCCGAGCGCTCGCCGCGGTGTGCGCCGCGCACGACGCCGTGGTGCTGCTCGACAGCGACGACGTCCCCCTGCCCGGCCGGCTGGCCGCGGCGCGCGAGGGCCTCGAGGAGGCCGACGTCTACGCCTGCGCCATGCGCCTGATCGACGAGCGGGGCGAGCCCCTGGGCGGCGGACGCGAGTTCACGCTCGGCGAGGAAGAGCAGGCCGCGCTGGCGGAGGGTGAGCTGCTGGCGCGCGTGAACGCCTTCGGCTTCTCGAACTCCGCCTACCGCGCCGAGACCCTGGCCTCCGCGCTGCCCGTGCCGCCTGACACCGTGCTCATGGACTGGCTGGTGGTGTCGCGGGCCAGCCTGGCCGGCGCCGAGATCGCCTTCGACCACGAGCCCCACATGGCCTACCGCCAGTACGGCGCCAACACCGCGCGGGTGGTGCCGCCCTTCGAGCCCGAGCGCATCGTGGCGGACGCGCGGCGCGTGGTCCGGCACCACGAGCTGCTCGCGGCCCCGGAGAGCGCGTCGCCCTACCGCCGCGCCGCGTCCAAGGCCCGCGCCTTCCTGGCCTGGCTCGAGGAGGACGAGCGCAACGCCGTCACCTACTCGCGCCGCCTCGCCGAGTCCCCGCGCGACGTCTTCCTGTGGTGGCAGCACGTCGACGCGGTGCCGGCGGGCGACGGAGCGATCGGAGAGTGGTACCCGTCATGAAGCAGTTCGACATCGCCGGACGCCCCGTCGGGGACGGCCACCCGCCCTACGTGATCGCCGAGATCGGCTCGAACCACAACGGCGACATGGCCCTGTGCTACGAGCTCATCGACGCCGCCGCCGAGTGCGGCGTCGACGCCGTCAAGTTCCAGTCCTTCTCCGCGACGTCGCTCGTCGGCGAGGCCGAGTACGCGCGCAACACCACCTACTCGGACAAGAAGAAGCACTTCGGCACGCTGCGGGAGATGGTCGAGGCCTACCAGTTCACGCCCGAGATGCACGAGCAGGCCCTCGAGCGCTGCCGGGAGAGGGGCGTGGCGTTCCTCTCGACGCCGTTCTCGCCCGAGGAGGTCGACCTGCTCGAGCGGCTCGGCGTGGGCGCGCACAAGGTCGCCTCGATGGACGTGAACCACCCGCTGCTGCTGCGCTCCATCGGGGCCACGGGCAAGGCGGTGCTGCTCTCCACCGGCATGGCGACGCTGGGCGAGGTCGAGGCCGCCGTGGCCGCGCTCCGCGAGGCGGGGTCCGGCGAGGTGTGCCTGCTGCACTGCGTGTCCATCTACCCGCCCGACCCCCGCGACGTGCACCTCCGCAACATCCCCACGCTGCGCGCGGCGTTCGACGCGCCCGTGGGCTTCTCCGACCACACGCTGGGCGTGGCGATCCCCCTCGCCGCCGTCGCCTTGGGCGCGTGCGTGATCGAGAAGCACTTCACCATCGACAAGGACATGGAGGGCTGGGACCACGCCATCTCGGCCGACCCCGAGGAGATGCGTCGCCTCGTGGAGGACTCGCGGCTCGTGCACGCGTCGCTGGGCAGCGCCGTGCGCACCGTCAGCGAGGCCGAGATGGAGAAGCGCCGGCGCTTCAGGCGGCGCATCGTGGCGCGCCGCGAGCTGCCGGCCGGCCACGTCCTCACGCTCGATGACATCGACTTCAAGCGGCCCGGGACCGGCATCCACCCGAACGAGTACGAGCTCGTCGTCGGACGACGCCTCACGCGGCCGGTGGGGCGCGACCACGAGCTCGAGTGGAGCGACCTCGGCTGAGGGAACCGACCCGCGACCGGACGGCCCCCGGACGCTCCCGGGTGCGACGACCCGGCGCGGAAGGCGCATCCGCACCGCGTCATGACACGGTGTGACGGCTGCGGGCGGGACCGTCGCGGTCACCTAGCAGACTGAACGCCTAGACCAGGGCGAGGAGAGAACTTTGCTCGTAGACGGACTCGACAGGCTGCTAGTGGGGCCAGACGACACCCTCCGCCACGTCGTCGAGACGATCGACCGCGCCGAGCTGCAGCTCGCGCTGGTGGTCGACGAGGGGAGGCGTCTGCTCGGCGTCGTGTCCGACGGTGACGTCAGGCGCGCCCTGCTGCGCGGGGTCGCGCTCGAGGACCCGGCGCGCGAGGTCATGAACCCCAAGCCGCTCACGGTCCCCGAGGGCACGCCGGCGGCGGCGGTCGAGGCGCTGATGAAGCGCACGTCGCTGCGCCGCATCCCCGTCGTCGACGCCTCGAACCGCGTCCTCGGCCTGGCCGTGCCGCAGGGCGAGGCGCCCCTGGCCGAGAACGACGTGCCCGTCGTGATCATGGCGGGCGGCCTCGGCACCAGGCTCGCGGAGCTGACGCGCGACCGCCCGAAGCCGCTCCTGCCCGTGGGGGCGAAGCCGCTGCTCGAGACGATGGTCGAGCGGCTGGTGCTGCAGGGCTTCACGCACATCTACATGTCCGTGAACTACAAGGCGGACATGATCGAGGGGTACTTCGGCGACGGCTCGCGCTACCAGGCGCGCATCGAGTACGTGCACGAGCACAAGCGCCTGGGGACCGCCGGCGCGCTCCAGTACGTCTCGCCCGTGCCCGGCCGGCCGATCCTCGTGATGAACGGGGACGTCCTCACGACCATCGACTTCCGCAAGCTAGTCGACTTCCACACGCAGTCGGGCGTGGCCGCCACGATGGCGGTCAGCTACCACGACGTCCAGGTGCCCTACGGCGTCGTGGAGACGAGCGGTCCCAAGGTCGTCTCGCTCGTCGAGAAGCCCGTCTACCGCTACTTCGTGAACGCGGGGATCTACGTGCTCGAGCCGCTGTGCATCCAGTACCTCGAGCCGGAGACCTACACCGACATGACGACGCTCTTCGAGCGGCTCCTCAAGGACGGGCGCGAGGTGGCCTCGTTCCCGATCCACGAGTACTGGCAGGACGTGGGTAGGCCCGCCGACTACGCGCGGGCGAACGAGGAGTACGAGCGGGTCTTCTCCCTGATGTAGGCGGGGCCTCCGGAGGGACGCATCGGGGCCCCTGGAGGCGCCGCGGGCCCTGGCGACGCGGTCCGGCGGCGGGACCTCGCGCCGGCCGCCGCGGTTCGGCGACGGGCGAGCCGCCGACCTCAGCCGCCGGCCGCCACGGCGTCGCCGCGCGACCGGGCCAGCGCCTGGAAGGCGGCGCTGGTGCGCATGAGCTCGTCGTAGGTGCCGGACCCGGCCACGCGCCCGCCGTCGAGCACGACCACCTGGTCGCACCCCTTCACCGTCGACACGCGGTGGGTGACGAGCACGACCGTCTTCAGCCCGGCCAGCTCGGCCAGCGAGGCGAACACGGCCTCCTCGGTGACGCTGTCGAGCGCGCTCGTGGCCTCGTCGAGCACCAGCACCGGCGGGTCCTTGTAGAGGGCCCTGGCGATGCCCAGGCGCTGGCGCTGGCCGCCGGAGAGCCTCACGCCGCGCTCGCCGATGCGCGTCTCGTAGCCCTCGGGCAGCTCCGCGACGAAGTCGTGGATCTGGGCGATGCGCGCCGCCCTCTCGACGGCGGCGGCGTCCACCTCGTCCTCCGGCACCCCGAAGGCGATGTTCCGCGCCACCGTGTCGTCGCTGAGGAAGACGTGCTGCGGCACGTACCCGATCGCCGCCTGCCACGCGCGGACCCGCTCCGGCGTGAGCGGCTCGCCGTCGACGAGCACCGCGCCCTCCGCAGGACGCAGCAGGCCCAGGAGGAGGTCGAGCACCGTCGACTTGCCGGAGCCCGTGGGGCCGACGATCGCCGTGGCGGTGCCGCGGCGGATCACGAGGTCGACGCCGTGCAGGGAGGGCGCCTCGGCGTTGGGGTAGGCGTAGGAGACGCCCCGCATCTCCACCTGGCTCTCGAGCGCCAGCGGGGTGCCCGTCTCGAGCGACGTCTGCCGGCCCTGCGCCGCCGCGAAGGTGCGCTCGATGAGCTCGAGCGACGGCAGCGAGTACTTGAGCTGGGACACGGACTCGTAGATCAGCTGCACGGCGGGGATGAGCCGGTAGCAGGCGAAGGCGTAGAGCGTGACGATGCTGATGACGGTGCTCGTGGACCTCCCCGTCGAGAGGAGGTAGAGGATGATCCCGATGATCCCGCTGAAGGCGACGACCTCGAGCAGCGACCGCGGGACGATGCGCGTCACGTGCAGCACGACCTCCAGGCCGGCGTGGCGCCGGGCGGCCAGCGCGAAGCGCTCCAGGAACGTCCTCTCCCGGCCGGAGACCTTGACGTCCTTGATGCCGCCGTAGGTCTCGGCCACGGTGCGGAACCGGGCCTTGTCGGCGACCTGCCTCTCCTTGCCGATGCGGTTGAGGACGCGCCTGACGAGCTGGAAGATCAGCGCGTAGACGCCGGCCAGGACCACGCCCGTCGTGACGGCGAGCAGCGGGTCCACGGCCACGAGCATCCCGAGGAGGACGAGCGTGGCGATGAAGCGGGCGACGACCTGGAGGTAGGGCGAGAGCACGCCGTCGATGAACTGCCTGACCTCGCCCAGGATGTTCTGGCCGATCTCGGCGCTGTGGTCGCCGAGGAAGTCCTCGTACGGGCGCGCGAGCGCCAGGTACATGAGGCGCCGCTGCAGCAGGTGGCTCTGGCGCTGGGCGAAGCGCTTGAGCAGGAACTCGACCGCCACCGTGAGGCTGTTGCTGACGAGCAGCACGAGGAACGCCCCCAGCCCGAGGAGGATGAGGAAGCTGCGGACGTCCTGGAAGCCCAGGGCGCGGTAGAGGCCGCCCAGGTAGCGGTTCGACAGCGCGCCCTCCGGGTCCGCGACGACCGCGATGAAGGGCAGCACCGTGGCCACGCCGACGGTGTCGATGACCGCACGCACGACCATCAGGGGCAGGAGGCCCAGCGCCGCGCGGCGCTGAGCCGGCTCGAGGACCCGGAGGATTCTCTTGCCGATGTTGAGGATGCGCATCAAGGACCCTTCGGCTCTCCCGGCGTCGGCGGCGTGGCGTGGAGCGTGCGACGCGGGCGCGTGCAGGATAGGCGGGCGGCCCCCTGGGCGTCGCAAGAGTCGTCACATCGGCCCGTGGCCGTTGTGACGTGGTCGGGGGAAGACGAGGGGCGGTGGCGGATAATGCTGTGCCGTACGGCGTCCGGCCGGCGCGCCCGGCGCGAAGGAGTGCAGTGCAGAGCCACCCTGGAGCCCCTCTCGTCACCGTCATGATCCCCACCTACGGGCAGGCCGCGGTGCTCGGCAGGGCGATCGGCTCGGCGCTGCGGCAGGACCTCGCGTCCCTCGAGGTGATCGTCGCCGACGACGCCTCACCCGACGCCACCTCAGACGTCGTCGCGGGCTTCGACGACCCCCGGCTGCGCTACCACCGCAACCCCACGAACCTGGGGCGCGTCGGCAACTACCGCCACACGCTCGAGCGTCTCGCGCGCGGCAAGTACGTCCTCAACCTCGACGGCGACGACTGGCTCGTCGACCCCACCTACCTGCGCCGGGCCTCGCAGCTCATGGAGGAGGAGCCGGACGTCGTGCTGGTCTTCGCGAACGCCTGGCGCTACCGCGAGGACGACGGCGCCTTCTTCAGGCTGTCGGGGCAGAACGAGGGCCTGCCGCGCGTGGGCTCCGGCACCGACGTCTTCCTCAGGTACCCCACGGGCGAGGTGTGGATACCCCACCTCACGGCGCTCTACCGCCGCGAGGAGGCCCTGTCCGTGGGCTTCTACCGGGAGAACATCATCGGGTCGGACACCGACTCGCTGCTCAGGCTGGTGGTAGGGCGGAAGGTCGGGTTCATCGACAGCCACGCCGCGGCGTGGCGCATCCACGGCGCGAACGCCACGCGGACCCTCGACGTCGACGCGCGCGTGGCGAACCTCGCCTGCGTCGACGGGCCCTTCGAGGCGGCCCGCGCCAGCGGGGCCGTCCCGCAGCCGGCGCTCGCGCGGTGGCGCGCGGCCATGCACAGGCGCCTCTGCCTCGAGTTCGTGCGCGGCGCCGTCAGGTCAGGTGACTACGGGGCCCTGTGGCGGTTCATGATGCAGCTGATGCGACGCAGCCCGCGGACCGCCGTGAGCGTGGCCGGGGCGGCCGTCTCGTTCGCCCTGGGGCGCGGGGCGCAGAGGCGCTTCCCGCCCGTCTACATGGAACTAGGCGAGGAGGCGGCCGCGTGACGGCCCGCCGCGCCAACGAGGTGAGACTGCGGTGAACCGACCTTCCTTCGCTCCCAGGCACGACCCTCTCGCCTCCGGCGACGCCGACCCCGACCTGCACATCACGCAGGACGACGTCGTCCGCTTCCTCAAGCGGGGCTTCCTGTGGGCGGCGGCGGCAGCGGCGGCCGCGGGCGCGGCGATGTTCCTCTACCAGCGGGGCGAGCCGCCCGTCTACGAGGCGGTGACGACCGTCTACGCCGCCGACAACGTCGTCGACCTCCGCTCCGTCGGCCTCTCGGCGCTCGTGTCGCCGTCGCTGCACGTCGACGCCTACGAGGCGGCCGCCCGCAGCGACGAGGTGCTCTCCGCCGCCATCGACCTGCTCGACCCCGAGGTCAGGGCGGGCCTGAGCGTCGACGTGCTGCGGCGCCGCATCGACGTCGACACGAACCAGGAGTCCCGGCTCATCTCGATCCAGGCCTCGGCGGGCAGCCCCGAGGAGGCCGCGGCCCGCTCCGAGGCCGTGGCGCAGGCGCTCGTCGCCTGGGACGCCCAGCGGCCGCGCGAGAACCTGCTCAAGATGATCGAGAGCCTGAGGCTGCGCATCGCGTCGATGGACGCGCAGATCAGCGGCCTCGGACCGGGTCCGCAGCGCGAGAGCCTGTCGACGCTGAGGGACGAGCAGGTGGCGCAGCTCGCCACGGCCGTGATGCTCTCTGACTCCGTGGTGGGGCGCCTCGAGATCGTGCAGCCGCCCAGGGTGCCGAGCTCGCCGGTGGCCCCGTCGCCGGTCTTCGACGCCGTGCTGGCGGCGATGGTGGCGTTCGCGCTGGCCTACCTCGCCAGGCTGCTGCTGGCGATCTTCGACGGGAGGCTGCGCGACCCCGACCAGGTGCCGCTGGTCTCGGGTCTGCCGCTCCTGGCGGTCTTCCCGCCCGTGCCCCGGCTGGGGACGAGGGCGCTGCCGGCCGTGGCCACGGGCTTCCTGCGCTCGGCCCTCGTGCCCGACGTCTCCCGCCCCACCGCCGTGCTCCTGGCGCCCGTCGACGCCTCCAGCAAGGCCTCGCGCCTGGCCCTGGCCCTCTCCGAGAGCTTCGCCCGCGCGGGCTCGTCCGTGCTGCTCGTCGCGACGGCGCCGCGCGACCCCGAGGTCCTCGAGCGGGTCGCCTTCCGTCCGACGCCCGAGAACACGCTCGAGGCGCACCTCCGGCTGCAGGGCCGGCAGTCGAGCCCGTTCTACGTGACGGTCGACGGGCCCGGCGTGCTCGCCGTCCTGCCGAGCTGGGAGCCGAGCCAGGACTCCTCCGAGCTCCTCACGTTCGGCATGAGGAACGCGCTCGAGGCCTGGCGGACCGAGTACGACGTGGTCGTGGTCGTGACGCCGCCGGTCCTCGGGGCCGCCGACGCGGTGACCGTCGCCCCGCTCGTGGACCGCACCGTCCTCGTGGTCTCCAAGGGCGTGCCGCGCAGCGACCTCGCCACCGCCGCCGGCCTCCTGCGCCAGCGGGAGGTCGTCGCCAGCGGCGTCGTCGTCACGGGCGTGAGGTCGTCGGGCGCCGCGGACCGCGTCGCGGCGCGTCCCCAGGTCGGCCTGGCGCCGGGGGCGCGGGCACCGGGCCGCCGCGCCACCGCCGTGAAGTGAAGTACTTCACGTGAGGTAGCCCCCGTTTCGGGGAGTACCAGCCCCCGCACCCAAGCGGTGCGGGGGTTTTCGCGTGCCGTGCGGCGT is drawn from Trueperaceae bacterium and contains these coding sequences:
- a CDS encoding NAD(P)-dependent oxidoreductase, with amino-acid sequence MDRTVLVTGAAGYIGSVLVRQLLARGYRVRAVDSLLFGGEALLGVLDDERFEFRKADVRDAAAMTDALRGVWAVAHLAAIVGDPACRREPELARSVNLGASLALYEAADKAGVERFVFASTCSNYGKMPDPSAYVDESSELRPVSLYAETKVAVERYLLGLEGERRAKPTCLRFATVYGLSPRMRFDLTVNEFTRQVVTGRELVVFGEQFWRPYCHVRDLARSVVHVLEAPAEKVAFEVFNVGDTDENYRKADVVDAIVAQVPEARVSYVHKDEDPRDYRVSFAKIKSVLGFEVTRRVADGIREIRSAIEEGLLTQPYSPAYANVPAAGEATPFA
- a CDS encoding N-acetylneuraminate synthase family protein, which encodes MKQFDIAGRPVGDGHPPYVIAEIGSNHNGDMALCYELIDAAAECGVDAVKFQSFSATSLVGEAEYARNTTYSDKKKHFGTLREMVEAYQFTPEMHEQALERCRERGVAFLSTPFSPEEVDLLERLGVGAHKVASMDVNHPLLLRSIGATGKAVLLSTGMATLGEVEAAVAALREAGSGEVCLLHCVSIYPPDPRDVHLRNIPTLRAAFDAPVGFSDHTLGVAIPLAAVALGACVIEKHFTIDKDMEGWDHAISADPEEMRRLVEDSRLVHASLGSAVRTVSEAEMEKRRRFRRRIVARRELPAGHVLTLDDIDFKRPGTGIHPNEYELVVGRRLTRPVGRDHELEWSDLG
- a CDS encoding nucleotidyltransferase family protein; this translates as MLVDGLDRLLVGPDDTLRHVVETIDRAELQLALVVDEGRRLLGVVSDGDVRRALLRGVALEDPAREVMNPKPLTVPEGTPAAAVEALMKRTSLRRIPVVDASNRVLGLAVPQGEAPLAENDVPVVIMAGGLGTRLAELTRDRPKPLLPVGAKPLLETMVERLVLQGFTHIYMSVNYKADMIEGYFGDGSRYQARIEYVHEHKRLGTAGALQYVSPVPGRPILVMNGDVLTTIDFRKLVDFHTQSGVAATMAVSYHDVQVPYGVVETSGPKVVSLVEKPVYRYFVNAGIYVLEPLCIQYLEPETYTDMTTLFERLLKDGREVASFPIHEYWQDVGRPADYARANEEYERVFSLM
- a CDS encoding ABC transporter ATP-binding protein; translation: MRILNIGKRILRVLEPAQRRAALGLLPLMVVRAVIDTVGVATVLPFIAVVADPEGALSNRYLGGLYRALGFQDVRSFLILLGLGAFLVLLVSNSLTVAVEFLLKRFAQRQSHLLQRRLMYLALARPYEDFLGDHSAEIGQNILGEVRQFIDGVLSPYLQVVARFIATLVLLGMLVAVDPLLAVTTGVVLAGVYALIFQLVRRVLNRIGKERQVADKARFRTVAETYGGIKDVKVSGRERTFLERFALAARRHAGLEVVLHVTRIVPRSLLEVVAFSGIIGIILYLLSTGRSTSTVISIVTLYAFACYRLIPAVQLIYESVSQLKYSLPSLELIERTFAAAQGRQTSLETGTPLALESQVEMRGVSYAYPNAEAPSLHGVDLVIRRGTATAIVGPTGSGKSTVLDLLLGLLRPAEGAVLVDGEPLTPERVRAWQAAIGYVPQHVFLSDDTVARNIAFGVPEDEVDAAAVERAARIAQIHDFVAELPEGYETRIGERGVRLSGGQRQRLGIARALYKDPPVLVLDEATSALDSVTEEAVFASLAELAGLKTVVLVTHRVSTVKGCDQVVVLDGGRVAGSGTYDELMRTSAAFQALARSRGDAVAAGG
- a CDS encoding glycosyltransferase family A protein; this encodes MIPTYGQAAVLGRAIGSALRQDLASLEVIVADDASPDATSDVVAGFDDPRLRYHRNPTNLGRVGNYRHTLERLARGKYVLNLDGDDWLVDPTYLRRASQLMEEEPDVVLVFANAWRYREDDGAFFRLSGQNEGLPRVGSGTDVFLRYPTGEVWIPHLTALYRREEALSVGFYRENIIGSDTDSLLRLVVGRKVGFIDSHAAAWRIHGANATRTLDVDARVANLACVDGPFEAARASGAVPQPALARWRAAMHRRLCLEFVRGAVRSGDYGALWRFMMQLMRRSPRTAVSVAGAAVSFALGRGAQRRFPPVYMELGEEAAA